Proteins from a genomic interval of Rosa chinensis cultivar Old Blush chromosome 2, RchiOBHm-V2, whole genome shotgun sequence:
- the LOC121051205 gene encoding uncharacterized protein LOC121051205 produces MVCMWVKETFKNWKTIVCSFDEKIFGHPFKTFVTKNDVYNFTTMKEVSGSCVSIYMSYLHGVLKKSKMVDMDGFVSPTDIGAIGCGNPIERSHAIADRMRKGKRGQIFFLPYNSSCHWMLTVINVEEDTVYFMDPLKRRLITGEWKNIVDNGIKIYNAHVKRQGRKTTTWKNCGYSGVTY; encoded by the exons ATGGTATGCATGTGGGTCAAAGAAACGTTTAAAAATTGGAAGACCATTGTCTGCAGCTTTGATGAAAAGATTTTCGGACATCCGTTCAAAACTTTTGTTACTAAGAACGATGTTTATAACTTTACCACCATGAAGGAAGTATCGGGTAGCTGCGTATCCATCTATATGAG CTACCTGCATGGTGTGTTGAAAAAATCAAAGATGGTTGATATGGACGGATTTGTTAGCCCCACAGATATTGGTGCCATTGGCTGTGGCAATCCAATCGAACGTTCCCATGCAATAGCTGATAGGATGAGAAAAGGAAAGCGTGGCCAGATTTTCTTCTTGCCATATAACTCAAG TTGTCATTGGATGCTGACTGTGATAAATGTTGAAGAAGACACTGTCTACTTCATGGATCCATTAAAGAGAAGATTGATTACCGGAGAGTGGAAGAACATTGTGGACAA CGGCATCAAAATATATAATGCTCATGTCAAAAGGCAAGGTCGAAAAACAACTACCTGGAAAAACTGTG GGTATTCCGGAGTAACATACTGA